The Phyllopteryx taeniolatus isolate TA_2022b chromosome 17, UOR_Ptae_1.2, whole genome shotgun sequence genome window below encodes:
- the vps51 gene encoding vacuolar protein sorting-associated protein 51 homolog isoform X1 — MDAEGPVCDDSGRKRKVHGMLKLYYGLNEEGKADEKPQSLDPCDINGPHFDPEDYLNKLRRECSLAELMDQETCMVKQIRSLDSDMQTLVYENYNKFISATDTIRKMKNDFKKMEDEMDCLSANMAAITDFSARISGTLEDQHAQITKLSGVHALLRKLQFLFELPARLNKCLELQAYAQAVSSHRRARCVLQQYSHLPSFKGIQDDCHAIMEKLAQELRQKFRDGGSSAKDLSECVELLLQLEEPAEELCEKFLSHAGSRLTLDLRSLEAEIRPSPSASAVKDAPGRRPSPRAAAGSPPAGTLPSPASNSDILEFIDRGCNEFVSCLCLVITSYQELFVNRAQTGEPASKKIPQMANSKLHAFVDDLAARYFSLVERRIQEEKGVADNSLLVRALDRFHRRLQAVAKLLPGSSVPNRGTEIVMRAATERVKQYLAALQSFYVDSLTDVRRALATPRLSLAAPGGGSHLGGPASGRDAPTGLPELLSSLSASILNQIKSVLASVHLFTAKDITFSNKPYFKGEFCCQGVRESLVVSFIKFVCQSSRQFCESAGDKGGSTPPALLLLLSRLCLDYETSAISYILTLTDEQFLAQHHSPVTAVTALCAEAREAAQKLLNHYVKVQGLIISQMLRKSVETRDWVNTIEPRNVRAVMKRVVEDTTSIDVQVGLLYEEGVRKAHSSDSSKRTFSVYSSSRQQTRYAASYTPSAPMDTNLLSNIHKLFSERIDIFSSVEFNKVSVMTGIIKISLKTFLECVRLRTFGRYGLQQIQVDCHYLQMYLWRFVSDENLVHFLLDEIVGSSAHRCLDPAPMEQSVIEVICERG; from the exons ATGGACGCTGAAGGCCCGGTCTGCGACGACTCCGGGAGGAAGCGGAAGGTGCACGGCATGTTGAAGCTCTACTACGGGCTCAACGAAGAAGGGAAGGCCGATGAGAAGCCGCAGTCCCTGGATCCGTGTGACATCAACGGGCCGCATTTTGACCCCGAGGACTACCTCAACAAG CTTCGAAGAGAATGCTCTCTTGCAGAGCTGATGGACCAGGAGACCTGCATGGTCAAGCAGATCCGTTCTTTGGATAGTGACATGCAGACACTGGTCTACGAAAACTACAACAAATTCATATCGGCTACAG acACCATAAGGAAGATGAAGAATGATTTCAAAAAGATGGAGGATGAAATGGACTGTCTCTCCGCTAACATGGCGGCAATCACTGATTTTAGTGCTCGCATCAGCGGTACCCTTGAAGACCAGCATGCGCAGATTACCAAACTCTCAG GGGTTCACGCTTTGTTAAGGAAGTTGCAGTTTCTGTTTGAACTGCCTGCCAGATTAAACAAGTGCTTAGAGCTGCAGGCCTACGCTCAAGCAGTGAGTTCCCACCGGCGCGCTCGCTGTGTGCTGCAGCAATACAGccaccttccttccttcaagGGCATCCAGGACGACTGCCATGCCATCATGGAAAAGCTGGCGCAGGAGCTTCGGCAGAAGTTCAG GGACGGCGGCTCGAGTGCCAAAGACCTCTCGGAGTGCGTGGAGCTGCTGTTGCAGTTGGAGGAGCCCGCGGAGGAGCTGTGCGAAAAGTTCCTGAGCCACGCGGGCTCTCGCCTAACGTTGGACCTGCGGAGCCTGGAGGCCGAGATAAGACCGAGCCCGTCCGCGTCAGCCGTGAAGGACGCTCCCGGGCGAAGGCCTTCACCTCGCGCCGCCGCTGGCTCGCCACCTGCCGGCACCCTACCGTCGCCCGCTTCCAACTCCGACATCCTGGAGTTCATCGACAGAGGCTGTAACGAGTTTGTCAGCTGCTTGTGTTTAGTAATTACGTCTTATCAAGAGCTGTTCGTCAACCGCGCTCAGACAGGCGAGCCGGCGTCCAAAAAGATTCCTCAGATGGCCAATAGCAAGCTGCACGCCTTCGTGGATGATCTGGCCGCTCGATATTTCTCACTTGTGGAGCGAAGGATCCAAGAGGAAAAGGGGGTCGCCGACAACTCCCTCTTGGTCCGCGCCCTGGACCGCTTCCACCGCCGACTCCAGGCTGTGGCCAAGCTGCTGCCGGGCTCCTCTGTGCCCAACCGAGGCACTGAGATCGTGATGCGCGCCGCGACCGAGCGAGTCAAGCAGTATCTCGCCGCTCTCCAGAGCTTCTACGTGGACAGCTTGACGGACGTGAGGCGGGCCCTGGCGACGCCTCGCCTCTCGCTGGCTGCTCCGGGGGGCGGGTCTCATTTGGGCGGTCCGGCATCTGGCAGAGATGCTCCGACCGGCCTCCCGGAGCTGCTGTCCTCCCTGTCGGCTTCTATTCTAAATCAGATCAAGTCAGTGTTGGCATCTGTGCATCTGTTCACAGCCAAGGACATCACTTTCTCCAATAAGCCCTACTTTAAG GGAGAATTCTGCTGCCAGGGCGTCCGCGAGAGCCTGGTTGTGAGTTTCATAAAGTTTGTGTGTCAGTCCTCTCGGCAGTTTTGCGAGAGTGCGGGAGACAAGGGAGGGTCCACCCCGCCGGCCCTCCTCTTGCTCCTTTCTCGACTCTGCCTGGATTATGAAACCTCCGCAATCTCTTACATCCTCACGCTTACCGACGAACAGTTCCTAGCACAG CACCACAGTCCAGTGACGGCCGTCACTGCTCTATGTGCAGAAGCCAGGGAGGCAGCACAGAAACTACTCAACCATTATGTCAAG GTTCAAGGCCTAATTATTTCCCAGATGCTTCGAAAGAGCGTCGAAACACGAGACTGGGTCAACACTATCGAGCCACGGAATGTCCGTGCGGTGATGAAGAGAGTTGTGGAGGACACCACCTCGATTGACGTGCAG GTGGGTCTTCTGTACGAGGAAGGTGTGAGGAAAGCGCACAGCAGTGATTCAAGCAAAAGGACCTTCTCGGTCTACAGCAGCTCAAGGCAGCAAACTCGCTACGCTGCAAGCTACACGCCAAG TGCTCCAATGGACACTAATCTGCTGAGCAACATACACAAGCTGTTTTCTGAGCGGATTGACATCTTCAGCTCAGTGGAGTTCAACAAG GTTTCTGTGATGACGGGAATCATCAAAATCAGCTTAAAGACATTCCTGGAGTGCGTCCGGCTGCGCACGTTTGGCCGCTACGGGCTGCAGCAAATCCAGGTTGACTGTCACTACTTGCAGATGTACTTGTGGCGCTTCGTGTCTGACGAGAATCTGGTACACTTCCTGCTGGACGAGATCGTGGGAAGCTCCGCCCACCGGTGCCTGGATCCTGCCCCGATGGAGCAAAGCGTCATTGAAGTGATCTGTGAACGAGGTTAA
- the vps51 gene encoding vacuolar protein sorting-associated protein 51 homolog isoform X2, producing MDAEGPVCDDSGRKRKVHGMLKLYYGLNEEGKADEKPQSLDPCDINGPHFDPEDYLNKLRRECSLAELMDQETCMVKQIRSLDSDMQTLVYENYNKFISATDTIRKMKNDFKKMEDEMDCLSANMAAITDFSARISGTLEDQHAQITKLSGVHALLRKLQFLFELPARLNKCLELQAYAQAVSSHRRARCVLQQYSHLPSFKGIQDDCHAIMEKLAQELRQKFRDGGSSAKDLSECVELLLQLEEPAEELCEKFLSHAGSRLTLDLRSLEAEIRPSPSASAVKDAPGRRPSPRAAAGSPPAGTLPSPASNSDILEFIDRGCNEFVSCLCLVITSYQELFVNRAQTGEPASKKIPQMANSKLHAFVDDLAARYFSLVERRIQEEKGVADNSLLVRALDRFHRRLQAVAKLLPGSSVPNRGTEIVMRAATERVKQYLAALQSFYVDSLTDVRRALATPRLSLAAPGGGSHLGGPASGRDAPTGLPELLSSLSASILNQIKSVLASVHLFTAKDITFSNKPYFKVQGLIISQMLRKSVETRDWVNTIEPRNVRAVMKRVVEDTTSIDVQVGLLYEEGVRKAHSSDSSKRTFSVYSSSRQQTRYAASYTPSAPMDTNLLSNIHKLFSERIDIFSSVEFNKVSVMTGIIKISLKTFLECVRLRTFGRYGLQQIQVDCHYLQMYLWRFVSDENLVHFLLDEIVGSSAHRCLDPAPMEQSVIEVICERG from the exons ATGGACGCTGAAGGCCCGGTCTGCGACGACTCCGGGAGGAAGCGGAAGGTGCACGGCATGTTGAAGCTCTACTACGGGCTCAACGAAGAAGGGAAGGCCGATGAGAAGCCGCAGTCCCTGGATCCGTGTGACATCAACGGGCCGCATTTTGACCCCGAGGACTACCTCAACAAG CTTCGAAGAGAATGCTCTCTTGCAGAGCTGATGGACCAGGAGACCTGCATGGTCAAGCAGATCCGTTCTTTGGATAGTGACATGCAGACACTGGTCTACGAAAACTACAACAAATTCATATCGGCTACAG acACCATAAGGAAGATGAAGAATGATTTCAAAAAGATGGAGGATGAAATGGACTGTCTCTCCGCTAACATGGCGGCAATCACTGATTTTAGTGCTCGCATCAGCGGTACCCTTGAAGACCAGCATGCGCAGATTACCAAACTCTCAG GGGTTCACGCTTTGTTAAGGAAGTTGCAGTTTCTGTTTGAACTGCCTGCCAGATTAAACAAGTGCTTAGAGCTGCAGGCCTACGCTCAAGCAGTGAGTTCCCACCGGCGCGCTCGCTGTGTGCTGCAGCAATACAGccaccttccttccttcaagGGCATCCAGGACGACTGCCATGCCATCATGGAAAAGCTGGCGCAGGAGCTTCGGCAGAAGTTCAG GGACGGCGGCTCGAGTGCCAAAGACCTCTCGGAGTGCGTGGAGCTGCTGTTGCAGTTGGAGGAGCCCGCGGAGGAGCTGTGCGAAAAGTTCCTGAGCCACGCGGGCTCTCGCCTAACGTTGGACCTGCGGAGCCTGGAGGCCGAGATAAGACCGAGCCCGTCCGCGTCAGCCGTGAAGGACGCTCCCGGGCGAAGGCCTTCACCTCGCGCCGCCGCTGGCTCGCCACCTGCCGGCACCCTACCGTCGCCCGCTTCCAACTCCGACATCCTGGAGTTCATCGACAGAGGCTGTAACGAGTTTGTCAGCTGCTTGTGTTTAGTAATTACGTCTTATCAAGAGCTGTTCGTCAACCGCGCTCAGACAGGCGAGCCGGCGTCCAAAAAGATTCCTCAGATGGCCAATAGCAAGCTGCACGCCTTCGTGGATGATCTGGCCGCTCGATATTTCTCACTTGTGGAGCGAAGGATCCAAGAGGAAAAGGGGGTCGCCGACAACTCCCTCTTGGTCCGCGCCCTGGACCGCTTCCACCGCCGACTCCAGGCTGTGGCCAAGCTGCTGCCGGGCTCCTCTGTGCCCAACCGAGGCACTGAGATCGTGATGCGCGCCGCGACCGAGCGAGTCAAGCAGTATCTCGCCGCTCTCCAGAGCTTCTACGTGGACAGCTTGACGGACGTGAGGCGGGCCCTGGCGACGCCTCGCCTCTCGCTGGCTGCTCCGGGGGGCGGGTCTCATTTGGGCGGTCCGGCATCTGGCAGAGATGCTCCGACCGGCCTCCCGGAGCTGCTGTCCTCCCTGTCGGCTTCTATTCTAAATCAGATCAAGTCAGTGTTGGCATCTGTGCATCTGTTCACAGCCAAGGACATCACTTTCTCCAATAAGCCCTACTTTAAG GTTCAAGGCCTAATTATTTCCCAGATGCTTCGAAAGAGCGTCGAAACACGAGACTGGGTCAACACTATCGAGCCACGGAATGTCCGTGCGGTGATGAAGAGAGTTGTGGAGGACACCACCTCGATTGACGTGCAG GTGGGTCTTCTGTACGAGGAAGGTGTGAGGAAAGCGCACAGCAGTGATTCAAGCAAAAGGACCTTCTCGGTCTACAGCAGCTCAAGGCAGCAAACTCGCTACGCTGCAAGCTACACGCCAAG TGCTCCAATGGACACTAATCTGCTGAGCAACATACACAAGCTGTTTTCTGAGCGGATTGACATCTTCAGCTCAGTGGAGTTCAACAAG GTTTCTGTGATGACGGGAATCATCAAAATCAGCTTAAAGACATTCCTGGAGTGCGTCCGGCTGCGCACGTTTGGCCGCTACGGGCTGCAGCAAATCCAGGTTGACTGTCACTACTTGCAGATGTACTTGTGGCGCTTCGTGTCTGACGAGAATCTGGTACACTTCCTGCTGGACGAGATCGTGGGAAGCTCCGCCCACCGGTGCCTGGATCCTGCCCCGATGGAGCAAAGCGTCATTGAAGTGATCTGTGAACGAGGTTAA
- the frmd8 gene encoding FERM domain-containing protein 8 — MEGDECSFPPDSSDDHSQRGSVASSATLSHSQEVLIYLFGDSAVHLSVEGLSSVTVQELGRLVREALHVPESAQDVFAFWLSSPLLELQLKARHQPYKVCRQWQDLLYRFTEASEEDISQDEPCLQYRRNVFYSKSKELQIEDEGVLRLLYDEAKSNIISGRYPCDPEHWASLGALSLALDEGTGLDRQKLTTTIREKKLSSFLPAHVAIGGGGLFSTLRGKSSRQAGLEQNLLEEYIKINVSGDSQRHSEILQQYLSTCHSLPYYGCAFFDGEIDKPVQGILQRLKRKAVSVCISLEGVYVMDVKEKHVLLGLRFNELSWDHSYPEEESDSHILWLEFDGNEDGTPVNKLLKIYSKQAELMSGFIEFCVELKSVSEGGAAAETDGDASLSQQASGKDDRGKNGRGGRRGMLRRQSSVVCSRVHSLHTINYVDNGKEIKCLKPKRAASFFTRQASAPIYSSVQVTESLEQG, encoded by the exons ATGGAAGGAGATGAGTGTAGCTTCCCCCCAGACTCGTCAGATGACCACTCGCAAAGAGGAAGTGTTGCTTCTTCTGCTACACTCTCCCACT CTCAAGAAGTGCTTATATACCTATTTGGTGACAGCGCAGTACACCTATCAGTCGAAGGGCTCAGCAGTGTCACTGTGCAAGAGTTGGGCCGCTTAGTCCGAGAGGCTCTTCATGTTCCTGAGAGTGCCCAGGATGTCTTTGCCTTCTGGCTGTCTTCTCCGCtacttg AGCTGCAGTTGAAGGCAAGGCATCAACCGTACAAAGTGTGTCGCCAGTGGCAAGACTTGCTGTATCGCTTCACGGAAGCCTCGGAGGAAGACATTTCGCAAG ATGAGCCGTGTCTTCAGTACCGTCGGAATGTCTTTTACTCCAAATCTAAGGAGCTGCAG ATAGAAGATGAGGGAGTGCTCCGACTTTTGTACGATGAGGCCAAGAGCAACATCATCAGTGGACGATACCCTTGCGATCCTGAACACTGGGCCTCTCTCGGAGCCTTGAGTCTTGCTCTTGATGAGGGGACAGGCCTGGACAGGCAGAAATTGACTACTACTATACG TGAGAAGAAGCTGTCTTCTTTCCTTCCGGCGCATGTGGCCATAGGGGGTGGAGGTTTATTCTCCACGTTGAGAGGGAAGTCGAGCCGTCAGGCAGGGTTGGAGCAGAATCTCTTGGAGGAGTACATAAAGATCAATGTATCCGGAGACTCTCAGCGACACTCAGAGATTCTACAGCAGTACCTCAGTACCTGTCACTCTCTGCCTTATTATGG GTGTGCTTTCTTTGATGGGGAGATTGACAAACCGGTCCAAGGGATCCTCCAGAGGTTGAAACGCAAAGCTGTCAGTGTTTGCATCTCCCTGGAGGGAGTTTACGTGATGGACGTCAAGGAGAAA CACGTGCTTCTCGGCCTGCGCTTCAATGAGCTTTCCTGGGACCACAGCTACCCCGAGGAGGAAAGTGACTCGCACATTCTGTGGCTCGAGTTCGATGGCAATGAAGATGGCACTCCGGTCAACAAGTTGCTGAAGATTTACTCCAAACAA gcagagCTGATGAGTGGCTTCATCGAGTTTTGCGTGGAGCTGAAGTCCGTGTCTGAGGGAGGAGCTGCAGCAGAAACAGACGGCGATGCAAGTCTGTCACAACAAGCGTCCGGCAAAGATGACAGGGGCAAGAATGGACGCGGCGGACGGCGCGGGATGTTGCGTCGGCAGAGCAGCGTCGTGTGCAGCCGGGTCCATTCGCTTCACACCATCAACTACGTTGACAACG gaaaagaaatcaaatgcTTAAAGCCCAAAAGAGCCGCATCCTTTTTCACTCGACAGGCATCTGCACCCATATACTCTTCCGTGCAAGTGACAGAGAGTCTGGAGCAAGGTTAA
- the rom1a gene encoding rod outer segment membrane protein 1a isoform X1: MVVMKMKFPFQKRVKLAQGLWLLSWCATVAGAITFTLGCILKTELRRRAEVMDNADIHIVPNTLMIVGLASLGINYFASKICQDALDAGRFPRWKTFLKPYFAVSSFFTVLMLLAVVMSYAMKGSLESSLKVGLRNGIRFYKDTDTPGRCFQKQNIDRLQMEFRCCGNNDHRDWFEVQWISNRYLDFNSKEVKVRVKSNVDGRYLVDGVPFSCCNPSSPRPCIQYHLTNNSAHYNYEYETEELNIYLRGCREALVNYYTGLMNTIGAGVLSVFLLQGSVLVSLRFLQTSMEAVAGKENTEIETEGYLLEKGVKDTFMEYFDPVLKFLLLKNQVQEGTPADAAAPAST; this comes from the exons ATGGTGGTGATGAAGATGAAGTTCCCCTTCCAGAAAAGGGTTAAGCTCGCCCAGGGACTGTGGCTCCTCTCCTGGTGCGCCACGGTCGCCGGGGCCATCACCTTCACTCTCGGGTGCATCCTCAAGACAGAACTCCGCAGGAGGGCAGAG GTAATGGATAATGCAGACATACATATCGTTCCCAACACCCTCATGATAGTCGGTCTGGCCTCACTGGGCATCAACTACTTTGCGTCGAAGATCTGTCAGGATGCCCTGGACGCTGGCCGATTTCCTCGCTGGAAGACCTTTTTGAAGCCCTACTTTGCCGTCTCGTCTTTCTTCACTGTCCTCATGCTGCTGGCGGTCGTCATGAGCTATGCGATGAAGGGCAGTCTGGAGTCTTCTCTGAAGGTCGGCCTCAGGAACGGCATCCGCTTCTATAAAGACACAGACACCCCGGGACGCTGCTTCCAGAAGCAGAACATCGATCGCTTGCAGATGGAGTTTCGGTGTTGTGGGAACAATGACCACCGGGACTGGTTTGAGGTCCAGTGGATCAGCAATCGCTACCTTGACTTCAACTCCAAGGAAGTGAAAGT CCGCGTCAAGAGCAATGTGGATGGACGATACTTGGTAGACGGCGTCCCGTTCAGTTGCTGTAATCCCAGTTCTCCACGACCGTGCATCCAGTATCACCTCACCAACAATTCAGCTCATTATAATTATGAGTACGAGACCGAGGAGCTCAACATCTACCTGCGGGGCTGCAGGGAGGCCCTGGTCAACTACTACACGGGCCTGATGAACACCATCGGGGCTGGAGTGCTGTCGGTCTTCCTCTTGCAG GGTTCCGTGCTGGTGAGTTTGCGCTTCCTGCAGACCTCCATGGAGGCAGTGGCAGGGAAGGAGAACACAGAGATTGAGACAGAAGGATACTTGTTGGAGAAAGGAGTGAAGGACACCTTCATGGAGTACTTTGACCCAGTTCTCAAGTTCCTGCTGCTTAAAAACCAGGTGCAAGAGGGCACGCCTGCAGACGCAGCAGCCCCAGCTTCCACCTAA
- the rom1a gene encoding rod outer segment membrane protein 1a isoform X2 encodes MDNADIHIVPNTLMIVGLASLGINYFASKICQDALDAGRFPRWKTFLKPYFAVSSFFTVLMLLAVVMSYAMKGSLESSLKVGLRNGIRFYKDTDTPGRCFQKQNIDRLQMEFRCCGNNDHRDWFEVQWISNRYLDFNSKEVKVRVKSNVDGRYLVDGVPFSCCNPSSPRPCIQYHLTNNSAHYNYEYETEELNIYLRGCREALVNYYTGLMNTIGAGVLSVFLLQGSVLVSLRFLQTSMEAVAGKENTEIETEGYLLEKGVKDTFMEYFDPVLKFLLLKNQVQEGTPADAAAPAST; translated from the exons ATGGATAATGCAGACATACATATCGTTCCCAACACCCTCATGATAGTCGGTCTGGCCTCACTGGGCATCAACTACTTTGCGTCGAAGATCTGTCAGGATGCCCTGGACGCTGGCCGATTTCCTCGCTGGAAGACCTTTTTGAAGCCCTACTTTGCCGTCTCGTCTTTCTTCACTGTCCTCATGCTGCTGGCGGTCGTCATGAGCTATGCGATGAAGGGCAGTCTGGAGTCTTCTCTGAAGGTCGGCCTCAGGAACGGCATCCGCTTCTATAAAGACACAGACACCCCGGGACGCTGCTTCCAGAAGCAGAACATCGATCGCTTGCAGATGGAGTTTCGGTGTTGTGGGAACAATGACCACCGGGACTGGTTTGAGGTCCAGTGGATCAGCAATCGCTACCTTGACTTCAACTCCAAGGAAGTGAAAGT CCGCGTCAAGAGCAATGTGGATGGACGATACTTGGTAGACGGCGTCCCGTTCAGTTGCTGTAATCCCAGTTCTCCACGACCGTGCATCCAGTATCACCTCACCAACAATTCAGCTCATTATAATTATGAGTACGAGACCGAGGAGCTCAACATCTACCTGCGGGGCTGCAGGGAGGCCCTGGTCAACTACTACACGGGCCTGATGAACACCATCGGGGCTGGAGTGCTGTCGGTCTTCCTCTTGCAG GGTTCCGTGCTGGTGAGTTTGCGCTTCCTGCAGACCTCCATGGAGGCAGTGGCAGGGAAGGAGAACACAGAGATTGAGACAGAAGGATACTTGTTGGAGAAAGGAGTGAAGGACACCTTCATGGAGTACTTTGACCCAGTTCTCAAGTTCCTGCTGCTTAAAAACCAGGTGCAAGAGGGCACGCCTGCAGACGCAGCAGCCCCAGCTTCCACCTAA